ATATTAAGATTATTGAATACTAAgtcaaacaaaaacaaaaataaattctttcaagaatttattgatatatgTAGACATTTACTTTAAGccttcaaagaagaagctcTTCTCTTTCTGGTTTCAGCCTTTTCAGCCTTTCTCTCAGCCAATCTCTTAGCCAACAATTGAGCGTATTCAGCAGCAGCTTCTCTTTGAGCTTGAGCGTTTCTGACCTTCAAGTTTCTTTGGTATCTCTTTCTTTGCAATCTTTGTGGAGTAACCAATCTTTGGATCTTTGGAGCCTTAGTGTAGGTCTTTTCACCCTTGGTAACTTCTCTTCTGATAACGAAGTCACGGACATCATCTTCCTTAGTCAAACCGAAGAACTTTCTGATGTGGTTAGCTCTCTTTGGACCCAATCTCTTTGGAACAGTAGCATCAGTGACACCTTCTAGTTCTTGTTCACCCTTCTTGACGATGACCAAAGACAAGACAGCCAAATCTGGACCAACAATGGCACCTCTGACAGactttctctttctttcaccAGAACGTCTTGGTCTGTAACAGGAGTGACCCTTAGCCAACAAAAGCTTAACTCTGGTTGGCAACAAGACACCTTGCTTCATTGGGAAACCTTGCTTGTCGTTACCACCGGTAATCTTGAAGGTGTAACCCTTGAATTCATCACCGACAGCTTCACCTTCGATTTCTTGACCGATTCTCTTGTCGTAGAAGACACGGACACGGTGTTCGTCATCGACTTCGACGGTCTTTTGAGTACCATTAACTGGGTAAGCAATGTTCAACTATTTCAAACAGATGTACTCTTTTACAATTTTCAAACTAAAACTTAATGAAAAACCACTGTCGACCTTAATCCAAATGATAACTTTTTCACATATCATGTATATTCCTGTTAATTCTATAATTATTGGTCAATTCCAAATGAAGTTTTTAATACAATTGTGGTTCGCATTCTTCCTATATTTTCCAAGTCATTAGCGGAAAGGTTCAAGTTTAAGTTTTgtgaaaataaataaaagacaaaaaCAAGGATAGTTAGTAATCTAAAAAATTCACTGATTCATGTTGGTGCTTTGTGAATAGCTAGTGATGAGTGAATGGACTGCCGTAGAACAAAATTCTTGAGTGTCAAATCCTCAATATGCAGTAAAATCAATTCTGGTATAAATAACTAGTTCTTATCAGTTGTCCTCGTGCATACAATGTAGATCGCCTATCTCAAATATGGGgaataatttcaaagacATTAGTGTTCTCTTAAATGatcattcttttttgattGCTTGTATTCATCACTCTTAATATCACGCATTGCCATAGTTCTCTTTTGATATATTCTCATTCAAATACATTCAGCCAATTTCTTTACACTTAATGCGGTTTCAAAATGTTTCAAGTTTAAATATTCGGTTTTCTTGTATCTGGTTCTTGCAATCCGGTGAATCTTGACATACTCTCGTTACCCAACTTCAATATAGTCCTGGCCTAGCTCCCATTCAGTACTATCACTCATTAGTTTTGTCTATTCGCTACTCTCATTCGCACTATTAATATATCGTCATCGTAACATACCTTCATTGTCGGTCGTCTGGTCTATTTAATGCTCGGCTAActaaaaatatcaaatagaCTACGACTAAAAGAGACTACTGATAAATCCACATATATGTTATACAATATTAGCTATGGTAATCAGCATGAGCGGCACATACACTCACACTCACACGTTTCGGTCTGACTACGAACGCTCTGGGGCCAATACCACCAGGAGCTACAATGCCGCCTGGCACAAAGCAAAGTGTTTGAACGGGCAAAAGCCTGGGATGGGAAGTTCCAACGTTGGAAGAAAGCACTCTCTGTGGATTATCTGACGCACATAGGGTAGCCCGGTACCACTAACTATCTTGCTCTGGTTCACTCTGTTTCTCTCAGCCCAAGCTAGTCGTTCGATGAGGTTTCTGACAAAATTTGAgatttttgttgttttttttcagattttCGTTAGTGATTATCTCTGTTGTTCGACGGGCAGATATCTTAGAGAGGACAGGAGCAAGGGGGTTGTTCTGTCTGTGGTGAGCTTAGCCAGGTGTGGGGGGGACATCGTACCTACCTCCTAATTGAGCCTGGATGGAAACGCTAGGCTCGGTGACTTGAGTTCCGGTGCTTGGGGTGTTGACAGCTAGAAGGAAAATCATGTGACTCCAGGCAGAGTGGTTGACCAGATTGCTCAGAAAGCTACAATTCAGGTGTGTTGGAAGTGCTGACAGTCAAGAGTATAAGTCACCCAGGTGGTGGCAGATGGTAAGTAGCTGTTTTCTGTAGGTCTACTTCTGAAAATAACCACAAATCCTGATGTATAATACTTACCTAAATAGGAAACTTCTCAAACTGTCCAAGAGAAAATGAGTTTACAAAGTGTTGGTGTATGGGTTTGAAGATTTTTCCATTTTAGGAAATGGTGAGACTGTTAGCAGTCATAAGCAAGCCGTTTGCTGTGAAAATTATGATCTTCTCCTGTTGTAAGAAGCTACCCTAATTTTCTCGAGAAGCTTATCGTGTTGGAGGTTTCAAATACGCCATGCAATGCGGGCGCCAGCACAATCACGGCAGTAAAGGTATAGTATTTTCTGTTTGAAAATAACTTTTTGTATTCCGTTGCTGTTGGTTGGTCATAATCACTATGATACCtctattttgaaataatgtAATGTATGTGTTTTGTGTAATCATAATAATGtagataaatatatattagtgAGCTAAGGAATGTGAAGGATGTTAGTGAGGTACTAACATTAATACTACAGTTAATTTCAGGATACGATTGTATTgtaaatgcaaaaaaaaaattaatgtgagaaaattaataaaaaggGAAACAAATGCAAgtaattttgaaataaattgaaataataGTCTTCTCTAGAAGATATTTTGAATGTATTGCGAAAACATTAAATCTTTAAAATGGGGCAGGTAAGTAAAATATCTACTACCCCCCATCATTTGGTACTGGTACAATATGTACAGTAACATCTCAAATTCAATTATAACTATAATGGAATGTGAAACAACAGGAAAAGGAAcgaaagaaaataaaaaaattcaaaagcaGATGGTTATGTTTAACAGGAATTGAATGTGTGCCACAAAATTTAGTTTTAGGTTTTACTATGAATGGGAACGAAATTCgatcaaaaagaaatataataatctTAAATTGTATGCAAATAACTGTTAAtcacaaaaatataaaatatttttgagcCATGCAATTTTGAGTAAATCAATGTGTTTAGGAACATCAGTAACATTTGTAATAGCAAATTGAACGGCTAAACAAGTTAATGAAAagatttcattttgaagCCTGGTAACTTTCATTTGTATCATTGTTATTGAACTGGAAAATTTTACCTGGATAAGGGGTATGTAGGTGTGGAAGATACGGACTTAATTCTGAACcagaaatttttgaagGGTTTCCTCCATTAATACTTtggttgttgctgttgctgttaGTGTTGTTAccgttgttgttgttgttgttgttacTATTATTGCTACTGTTTCCGTATCCTGTACCCACAAAAGGATAATTAGCCAAAGGTGGGAATCCGAATATATTACCAGATTTTGGGCCGGCACTGTTCAAGAAATTCTGTCCGCTAAAATTCGTACCTGTCGCAGACAAATTCCAATCTGGAAATAGCATTGTAGAAGTATTTGGAGAGTTAGTACTACCCAAGAAATCCGGTCCCATTTTCAGTGGCTGCGAACTTGATTCAGGACCTATAGGGGTTGTGGCAGGCATAATGTTACGGTTCATTGCCATACTTGTATTCTCACTTCTGGTTTCTTGACCTACATCATCTTGACCCTCAAcatcatcattttcatctccTTGGTTATTACTAAACATATTAGGCTTGTCATTCTTATGAAGCTTTCCAGAGTCGGCCCCTGAGGAGTAGAATGCTCCAAACAACTGTCTTTGTGAAGCAGTATTTCCATTTGCAGTATTAGGTGTGCTAACTTCTCCATTCATGTTTAGTGAGGTTGATAAAGAAGAGCCACTATTAGTTGTTGCTGCACCTTTATATAAGGGCACTCTATTTGGATTCATTTGTTGCAATGGTGTTATCAGGTACTGGTTTGTTGGTGATCCAGCGATGTTATTGCTACCTCCGGCACTGTTATTGCCTTTCATTGAGCCGAAGAACGGAGGCCTAAATTGATTCTTAATGTTCTTATCGTTGCCATATGAAAATGTGAGTTTTGAATTACCGTTTTCACTGTCAATAATGTTTTCATTCTTGAAATAGCTACCTTCATGCTTTACGTTAGGTGAAACACGGAAGTTAGAACCCTGGAAGGGTGTCCTTATGATATGTTTAGGTAGGTCATTCTCGGCGCTGTTGGAGGCATGTTGGTTTGAGTAATTTCTAACACCGTTTGCTGCATTAGTGTTATCTATGGGAATATTAAGTTTTAGTATTGGTTTTAGTTTTTTGGAAGTGGACCCATTGGTTGATGATCTACCCATGTTAAAATTAGTTGCTGGTCTCATATAGTTTGAATGTGATGATTCTCTATTTAAAGAGCCGGGAGGTGAATTCACTATGAATTTTGGAGCTGCTTTTTCCAGTTGCTCATTGGTCTGTGTAACCTTTTCGGTTGATATGTCACCTACAAATGGGAAGCTTCTGGTTCTTGTCAGTTTCAAGTCTGAATCACGTTCGTGAGAGTCAAAAGCCAGACTACCGAGTTTCACATTGCTATCCATTTGTGGTAGCAATGAGTTTCCGGTACTGTGATGCCTTGCGTGAGTCAGCTTTCTCAACTTGACCGCGGCGTTATTTAGGTCGTCATCCACACCGTTTCCTTCTTCGTCCTTGATCTGGCGTTTCTTGTTCGTTTCTGAGCTGGCATTCACAGTAGAGTTGTCTGGGGCACCCACTGAAGCTCTTCTAATCTGGTTCAAGTCCACACTCTTGGTCTTGGCCAGCCTACGACCACGTTTCAGGTGTCTTGTGCCTTGGTACTTCACCGTAGGCGTCTTCTTGTACCCGTCACCGTAAGCAGAAGGCTCGGTCTTTATATGAAGCAGGCCCATCCCGTTCTGATCCGTGTAGTACCGCAGGAGCTCGTCCATCTCGACACTGCTGAACTCGTAGAACGTCCCGTTGGCACccagcaccaccaccgCCACATCCACATTGCACAGCACGCTCAGCTCATGTGCCTTCTTAAATATACCCGCTTTACGCTTCAAGAAGGTTATGCCTCTAGTCTTCGAGTCCGTAATCGGCTCGATCTCTATCTTCCTGCGCCCCATTACTTAATTTTTTGGTCTTGTTTGATTAGAAGTTTATCTATGTTTtatattaaagaaaacGCTCTCTGTTTTGTGTTCTTTCTAATCTCTGT
This is a stretch of genomic DNA from Nakaseomyces glabratus chromosome M, complete sequence. It encodes these proteins:
- the RPS6B gene encoding 40S ribosomal protein eS6 (CAGL0M06303g~Ortholog(s) have structural constituent of ribosome activity, role in maturation of SSU-rRNA from tricistronic rRNA transcript (SSU-rRNA, 5.8S rRNA, LSU-rRNA) and cytosolic small ribosomal subunit, small-subunit processome localization), translated to MKLNIAYPVNGTQKTVEVDDEHRVRVFYDKRIGQEIEGEAVGDEFKGYTFKITGGNDKQGFPMKQGVLLPTRVKLLLAKGHSCYRPRRSGERKRKSVRGAIVGPDLAVLSLVIVKKGEQELEGVTDATVPKRLGPKRANHIRKFFGLTKEDDVRDFVIRREVTKGEKTYTKAPKIQRLVTPQRLQRKRYQRNLKVRNAQAQREAAAEYAQLLAKRLAERKAEKAETRKRRASSLKA
- the SMP1 gene encoding Smp1p (CAGL0M06325g~Ortholog(s) have DNA binding, bending, sequence-specific DNA binding activity, role in positive regulation of transcription from RNA polymerase II promoter in response to osmotic stress and cytoplasm, nucleus localization); amino-acid sequence: MGRRKIEIEPITDSKTRGITFLKRKAGIFKKAHELSVLCNVDVAVVVLGANGTFYEFSSVEMDELLRYYTDQNGMGLLHIKTEPSAYGDGYKKTPTVKYQGTRHLKRGRRLAKTKSVDLNQIRRASVGAPDNSTVNASSETNKKRQIKDEEGNGVDDDLNNAAVKLRKLTHARHHSTGNSLLPQMDSNVKLGSLAFDSHERDSDLKLTRTRSFPFVGDISTEKVTQTNEQLEKAAPKFIVNSPPGSLNRESSHSNYMRPATNFNMGRSSTNGSTSKKLKPILKLNIPIDNTNAANGVRNYSNQHASNSAENDLPKHIIRTPFQGSNFRVSPNVKHEGSYFKNENIIDSENGNSKLTFSYGNDKNIKNQFRPPFFGSMKGNNSAGGSNNIAGSPTNQYLITPLQQMNPNRVPLYKGAATTNSGSSLSTSLNMNGEVSTPNTANGNTASQRQLFGAFYSSGADSGKLHKNDKPNMFSNNQGDENDDVEGQDDVGQETRSENTSMAMNRNIMPATTPIGPESSSQPLKMGPDFLGSTNSPNTSTMLFPDWNLSATGTNFSGQNFLNSAGPKSGNIFGFPPLANYPFVGTGYGNSSNNSNNNNNNNGNNTNSNSNNQSINGGNPSKISGSELSPYLPHLHTPYPGKIFQFNNNDTNESYQASK